In Candidatus Manganitrophus morganii, the genomic window CAGGTGGCGACGGCGATTGCGAATTTGTTTGGGGCGATTTTTGGGTAGGCGGGTCCTTCATCCGTCGACATTTTCGCAACGTTCTTTTCGTTCATGGGGTGTGCCGGATGAAGGAAAGGGACAGGACGATGATTGACCCGTGCTTGCGCATTCCGTTAAAGTAGAAGTGAAACATACTGAGGAGGCGTCGATGGATCCCCAAAAGCAGCAAGAGGTCGATCAGCTCAAGGCCGCCGCACCGGAGGTCGATAACAAAATTTCGCTCGCGGCCGATGAGGCGATGGTCTCTGAAGACGTCGAGAAGGTCAAAGGATTGGTGGCCGGTTTTATTTCGAAGTACGAACATGTGATGAAAGATTTAAGCCCGAAGGATCAGAAGGAGTTGGTGCGGATCATCGGGTCGAAGGTGGAGGAGATCGAAGATAAACTGACGGAGCTCCGGCAAGCGCCCGAGTAACGCCGGTGGCCCGAACCCTTTCCGCGTTTGCATTCCTGCCGCGCGTCGGCGATGGCTTCTTGTTCGAGGTCATCGCCGACGCGGCTTTTTTAAATATGGTGTCTCCAGAATTCGCAGAAGAATTCCTATTCAATGAGTTCAATGAATTAAAGCGTGCGTTATGAAGCAAAAGTGGTCAACAGGATTTCGAAAGTTCCATACCTCTTTAGGGGTTTTAATCGTTTTAAATTTAGTCGCGTCTGGATGTGCCGCACGACCAATTTCTCAAATTCATAGATTCATGTATAAGGATCATCTTGATTCTGACAGCATACACTACATCTCAAAAGTAATTGAGCCTGCAATCCAGTTATATATTCCTGGTGGCCATTGGAACGTAGTACAAAAACCCACTTTTACCGTTTTTGAAACTATAAAAGGTCCTCGAAAGATTATTAATATTTTTGAATTTGAGGATAGTTTTTTGAAACGTAAATTTCACAAAATTGGCTTTACGGGAAAGCAAGCCCTTGAAGAATACTATCGGATAGAGTCCGAACATCTAATTTCAAAGAATGCTAAACAAAAAAGTAAAATTATTGCAGTAAATATTGACGGGTTAATTACTCCAAATATCTTGTGGTTAGTAGAGGGGCCAGATAAGCAAACATTCTTCATCTCTGCAAGTAAAAATCGGCGTTTAATCTCTATTTCATTCCAGGATTTAGATAATCCTCCAAATGGACAAGAGAGTGTAACTAGAATTTTCCAATCTATGAAATTTTTATCGGAAGAAAAGGTAAATGAAAAATGGAGACAGCTCTTTAAAATAGACGGCCAATAATAAACTAATAAAAAAGAATGTAAAGTCGTTGTTTGATCTGACCGGAGCGAATGGCGTGGTTCATGAAATCATCAAGAGCACGGTGGAACGGACATTAAAAGCGGAACAGGAAGCCCATTTAGGTTATGAGCCTTTTAAAAAGGTGGACAGTGACAACGCAATTTGTTTGAGGCGATCTTTGGGTAAGCAGTTGTTCATTCGTGGGAAAATAAATCCGTCCCCTTTTCACCTTTTATTACAGCTTCTCATAAATGCTGTAGCCGTTGCGATTCATCCATTCTATTTTCCCATGACGGAGACCGATCGCTGCCTTGTCCCACTGAGAACCGGAGGCTTCAAAAATCATGACTTCATAATCGGAATTTAAATTTGTTCGCGCCACCCGAGGATTACCGAGCCGTGCGATGACTGATTCTCTGGAAAGGTCAAGGGGGAGTTTTGCCCATGCGTCATTAAATCGCTTCAAGCGGTTTGAATCAGCAATAATGACAGGAATCAGAACCGGAGATAAGGGAATCGCAATCCAAGACCAGGCAAGCGCTTCATTGATCCCGGCAAGGGTTGAGCGCTTCGATTCCGCACGCGCGGCCATATCGACATCGCTGAAACTCACCTGATCCAACTTGATGATGTTTGGAACCAGCGCCCGATGCAATGCATCGAAGCCATGTTCATATGGCAATTGATCGCCGGCTGAAGCCGTCCAACTCTCCATAAGCTTCTCAAGCGGGGTTACAGCTGCAAGACGGTCGTCCTCGAAAATAAGGCAATATTTTCTGAAGGTATCCTCTACCTCATAATAAATTCCAAAATAATGATTTCCGCCGCGCTTTCCTCTGAAGAGGAGCGCACCCTCATGATTCAACGCCTCATGGACCTCTGAAGAAGGCATTCCATATTGAAGGCGGCTCATCGATTCAGGAGTGGTCTTGGGAACGCTCGCGCAGCCGGCGACAAGAAAAAGAACAAGGAGAATAAGGCTTTTCTGCATTGGTTTTCCAATTCTGGGAAAATAAATCCGTCCCCTTTTCACCCTGTGATGAAAGATTTAAGCCCAAAGGATCAGAAGGAGTTGGTGCGGATCATCGGGTCGAAGGTGGAGGAGATCGAAGAAAAATTGACGGAGCTCCGGCAAGCGCCCGAGTGATGTAGGATACATCTATATACCAAAAGCTACTTGTAGATCATACGTTACTTTGCAAGTAGGTTTACAAACTGCAGCAATATTTGCATCGCATAGTAAATTTTTATTGCTATTACTTGTATATATCTTGGGTTTGTTAACACCTTTTGGGTAAAGGCTATTCCGTTTTAAATAAGGAATTGCTTCCTTGTCGTTTGTGCACACAAGTAAGCACCCGGATACCACAACTATTCCGATGAGATGAGCATCATTAAACTTCGATTTCCTAACTTTTTCTTCTATCTGTTTTTGATATTTATCTACTTTCGAACCATCAACCTCTACTATCTTTCCTGCTTTCCTTAACTCTGAAAATAATCCCAAATAACGCCCAGCTGTTTTAAGTTCTCTTTTGTAGCGCGTTCCTCCATAAACAGCTTTGCCTTTGCCTTTGATTAGCCATCTGAGAACAGGCTGGAAAAGAGAATGGTCGGCCACCTTGGAGTCGAATACTGAAGAGAAAGTACAAGAGTCTAAGATTATACACATTATTATAGCCCCAATAATCGCATGTCTTCTTTGATAAAAAAATCTCTATAACCTCTGGGTTGATCATGCGGGAGCTCACCATTATTCTGAATTTCAAGCTGATAAACTTTATTTCCTTGAGACCTACGCTCAAAATACAAGATTTGAGCACGCGGAGCTTTCGCGATACTTTTCTTCATCTTATAATTAAGACGAAATCTATCAATAGTGTAGTCACTATGTGTCTCAATTATGAATTTCTTCTTTTCCTTAACTGCAAGTTCAAAAAACACGTCACCAAGTGCGGCTTGAGCCCTTGGATGTAAATGCACCTCTGGCTGTTGTATTGCAAACCATGTGTTCTTCCGGCCGGTAAATACTTCAACAATCACAGGTAATGCCTGAGAAACTCCATAACCCACATTGCTGATGCTTATTGCTTTACCATTGATCATTACGTCTAATTCAAATGGGGCAGTCGGACCAGGACCATAATTTTTTGTTTGAATAGTCTCGAATAGACCACTATCTCGACCTACACGATCTAAAAATTTCTTAAAGGTTTTAGATGTCGATCTTTTTTCTAAAGTTCTTTTTACCAAATACGGTGTGTGATCTCCTTGTGAAGAAAACTCAAGCTTATATTCATCGTAAGTGCGACGTGGCTTTGTTCGGATAGGTGCAAGCCACACCATCTCGTCTAAAAAGGTCGGGATTGTCGCACTATATCCTCCAGAGAAACGGCTGGTTTTTTTCTTCGTTAACTGTTCAATTTCTGATGCAATAAAAATAGGAGACTCAGAAAAGTGTTTGCGCCTTCGGGGCAATTTCACGTAATCGGTTTTTTCCTCTGCATGCGCTGTCACCCAATTACTAAATATTTCACGTACAAAAGTCTTAATGTCTTTATAAGGTAATGTCGATCGTTCCTTGTATCTAATCTTCTTTGATGTCATATCTATTCTAATTTCATTCCCACCGAAGCTATATGCATAAAGTGAAGGACGTGGAATTCCCTGAAATTTAGAGAACGTTAGTAAGAACCCGTCGACCTCTTTATCCGCTTTTTTATCAATACTATTGATTAATCCTATGCTGAAATAACGCCGATCTTTAGCGCTGACACTGACAATATCATCAAAGTGGCCGAAATTAACATCATCAGTGTTAAATTCATGTTTAAACCAAAACGCCGGGTGCGCTAAAAGTTTCATGAGTCCAAGTATTGATGTCTTACCGGTACTATTTTCACCTACCAGAAAGTTGACATCATGAATCGGGATGTATGTGTTGCTAAACCCTCTGAAGTTGTCAACGAACAAAACGCTCATTGTTTTTCCCCGAGTTTTTTGGGTACTTTGTCACACATTTTGTGATGGCGAAGAATTATATAACTTCAACATTGCTAGTCTAAATGAAGCTAGGAGCAGGTTGCTTGTCATCGGGGGATTTTAATTAGGAATGATTAAGCTTTGGTATACCACAGAGGGTAATCAAAAGCAACATATGTTGCCTGTTCAAGGAAATTGATCTTATAAGAACCTGGTGCCGAAGGGGGGACTCGAACCCCCACGGGGTCACCCCCACTAGACCCTGAACCTAGCGTGTCTACCAATTCCACCACTTCGGCTTTTTAGACGGGAGGGATCGGAGGAGGTCTCCGATCCCCGCATTCTTATAACAAATTCGGGGGAGAGAGTCAATCAATTGCGGAATTTGGAATGGGGCTCTTCGCCCCAAGCCCCACCACGGGGGTTAGATAATTAGGAATCTGAAAATTAGGAATTAGGAATTAGAAATCCGAGAGCAATGAGACTGCGCGTCGTGGGCGTTCTGTGCCCCCCATTCTCCTGCGTTCTTCTGTCCAGACGTTTCATCGACCAAATCAGGTCACCATTGTTTGAAGCACAATCCACGGTGCTCTTCCGTGCGTTGTGCGAGTTGTGACCGTGGGGGGAGCAGGGGGGGGCTTGCCCCCTCCGCTGCCCTGGGAATCCGAAGGGGGGTGGGCACGCACCCCCCGCGGCGGGGGGGTGGGGCGAGCAGCCCCACGACTTTGATCCTCGCAGGCGGGGCTTGGGGCAACGCCCCATTCCAATGCTCTTACTCCCGCGTCGCCGGATCAACCAAAACATTCTCCTTCCGAAACTGAAAATAAAGAAGCAGATCATACACCCCCTTCAACCCGGCCGCCAGGAAGAACGGCGCCGCGGCCGATACCGATTGGATCAGCACGCCGGTGACCGAGGGAGCGACCGCCTGGGTGAGGTTTCGCGAAAGGAGCGTGATGGAGGCCGCCGCCGTCCGCTCCGATGGGGCCACCAAAGCGACCGTATACGCCTGCCGGGTCGGGACGTCCATCTGGGAGAGGGCCATCCGCGCCAGATAAAACCCGACCGCGATTTCGAAATTGGGCGACAGCGGCACCAAAATGAGGAGCAGATGCGAGAGAAGATGGGTCGAGACCATCGTCTCCAAAAGACCGATCCGGTCGGCCAGACGGGCCGCAACAAGGAAGGAGAGCGACGTCAAGAGGCCGGCGACAAAGAAGAGGGTCGAGAGGGTCTGCAGCGAAACATCGAACCGGGTATAAAACCAATAGGCGACCAGACTCTGAAGGACGAAGCCGCCGGCGAAGGCATCGAGAGAAAAGAGAAGCGACAAGCGCGTGACCCGCTTCCGCGAGGTGGGGCTGAGGCGCTGCGACGAAAGGGGCGCCGTCTCCCCCTCCACCTGCCCGGTCAGCCTCCACGCCATCCAGGCCGAGACCAATCCGAGGAAAGTATAGAGAAGAAAAAGCGGCTGAAAACTCGCGACGGGAGAAAACCCGGCTCTCTCCAGCCATCCGGGGAGCCCCCCAACCAGCGTGCCGGTGGCGGTGGCAAGCAGCCCCGCCATGTTGTAAAAAGCGAAGAGCTGATTCCGCTTTCCCTCCGGCCCGACCTGCGCCAGGACCGCCTGCTCGATCGAAAGAAACGGCCCGATCTCATAGCCGGTGGCATTGATCACGCCGATAAAGGCGGCGATGAGGAAAAAGAGCGGCCGGTCCGAAAAAGCAAAGAGGAGCCCGGAGGCCGCCATCAGCAGGCTGAAGAGAATCAAGATCCGCCGGCGCCCGAGCCGGTCGGCATAGAAGGCGGTCAGGACCGTAAAAACGGTCCCCCCCAGAATGCTGAGGGTCATCACCGCGCCGATCGCGATCTCGGAGAGGCCGCGCTGCTTTAAATAAATCGCCAGGACAAAGCTGACGAAGCCGTACGCGAAGGCGCGGAGCATCCGCGCGGCGATCAGCAGCGTTCCATCCCGGCCCAACCAATGAAGGAACATCCCTCTCCCCCGAATCAGCGCCTGGCCAGGGCGCAGCCGATTTTTCGCTCGGGCCGATACGATTCCTTCGTTTGACGAAGAGAAGGAATTCCCGAATCGTCCATCGCATTGATCCATTGAAATGCAGTCAGGCTCCGGCAGAACGACCGGAAGAGAAAGGCGGCGGCCCCCTTCCATTTCAGATCGGCGACTTCTAAGAGAATACAGAAGGTCTCGCGGTCTTGCGGGAAGCCGAAGGTATACCCGGCCAACGCGCCCGAGACTTCGACCACCCACCCCGTCAGACCGAGGGTCTCCGCCTCCGAGAGAGCATGCCGGTGGACCGATTCCGAATCTTGGATCATCTGGCGATAGATCGGATCGGGATGCCGCGCGATTCGATCTTTGACCCAGCTTTCCAAAAGCCCCCGCGCCGCCGCTTCATCGGAAGGATGATAGGCGCGGCCGATCGGGTGATGCTTCTCGAAAGCATTACAGGCGGCCCGCTGCGCCTTGTATCGATCCCCCTTCAGCGCGGCCAGCGCGGCGCGCCGGTAGAGATACTCCGGCGCTTTCCATTCGGTCGCGAGGCCGCACGCCTGATAAAAATCGATCTCGGTCTCGGCGATGTTTTCGATCCGGGAGATCGCCCGGTCGGGATTCTTCCGGTCCATCCGGTCGAAACAGTCGAGGATCACCGTCCGATCGGGGGGGCCGAGCGGCGGGAGCGGCATATAGAGACAGCGGTCGTATTCGGCAAAGAGGAGAAAGTGGTCCCGATGAACGGTCCAGTAAAACGAAAAGTGATCCCGCCAGAGGAAGTGGGCCGGAAAAGCGTAGGCCGAAAGGGGGGCGCCGGTCTGTTCGAGATAACTTTCGAAGAGGGGCCGGGTGTCGCGTTGAAGCGGCTTTAGGTCGATCATGGTTGGATGGAAGAATGATCCCGGCCGACCGCCTCGGTGACCCGTTCAAGCGGCCGGACGATGATGACATCGTCCTGATAGGGGCCGATCAGCGCCGGATGGGTCGCGAGGATCGGCAGGATCGACGCCGACTCCAGGAAGGCCGCCACCGCTTCGGCATCGCCCTTCATTTCGGGATCGGCCGCATGCATCTGGATGAAGGGGCATTTGGTGTCGATCCCCAGCACCACCGCCCCTTCCGGATCGCGCATAATGGCAAAAGGATAGATCCGGCAATCGAGCGGCCGCTCGCCGTAAATTTTGCAATATTGAGTCTGAGGATCGAAGTAAGGACAGATGCACCCCTCGCCGTGGTGCTGAAGCTTGATCTTGGAGCCGGTCGCGGGGGAGTGAAAGAAGCGCGCCTGCTCGGGCCCCAGCCGCGCGATTTCTTCCCGTGTGAAGAAGGGGGCGAGAAAGCTCGTCTCCTCCGGAAAGCGGCAGCAGACGTCGCAAGTGAGACAGAGGGAGGAGGGGACGATCTGCTTGAGGGGACGATATTTTTCGGAATCTTGTTTCACGGATAAATCCAATTAATAAGACGCATCCAATATTTCCGACGGGATTTATGTAGGGGCGTGATTTATCACGCCCAACCGGAGGGCGCAATGAATTGCGCCCCTACAAAGAAACACGATTTATTACGTCTGTTGAATAAAGAAAGGGGGAGGCTTTCACCTCCCCCTGTTCAAGTCGAAGTTGCTCATAAGCCGAGTTCTGTTCCCCGACCTGCGTCGAGGTGATGATCATTTCTCTGGACCGTCTGTTGCCAGCCGGTTCTAGCGACCTTACCCGAGAGCTCGGGCGGGCCGCCCTTAACACCGGTAGTGGCGTATGCAATACGCCCCTACAAATGTGTGCTCTCCTATTTGGTCTTGCTCCGGGTGGGGTTTACCATGCCTTCGATGTCGCCATCGAAGCGGTGAGCTCTTACCTCGCCGTTTCACCCTTACCGGGCATCCGTTAAGATGCCAGGCGGTTTATTTTCTGTGGCACTTTCCTTAGGGTCGCCCCCAGTCGCCGTTAGCGACCACCCTGCCCTTTGGAGCTCGGACTTTCCTCCCCCGCGCCAGGATCGTGAGACCCTGCGGAGAGCGATCATCTGAGCCACTTCGCCAACCGATCTTACACTCTTTTCGTTTTCTTGTCGATAGCCTCGTTGGCCAGGGCATCGGCCTCGCTGTTCTCCCTCCTCGGGATATAATGGAACCGGACCGCCCCCTCCGGCCACTGCCGGCGCAGCTGCTGCGCTTTCTGGACCAGCGGAATGATCCCCGGATGTTTCACCTTGTATTCTCCCGTCATCTGGCGGACGACCAATTGGGAATCGAGGTAGAAGTCGATCTCCTGCGGCCGATGTTTCCGGGCCTCCTCCAACGCGCGAATCAGCGCCGTATACTCCGCCACATTGTTCGTGGCGATGCCGAGATATTCCGAGAGGGTTTCAATCGTCTCGGCCCGCTCATTTTTAATCACCACGCCGATGCTCGCCTCCCCCGGATTGTTGCGGGAGGCGCCGTCAGTGTAGATCGATAATTTCGCCATGGGTTAGGTCGGTGCAGGGAACAAAATGCGATGGCAGTAGGTGCAGGCGAGGATTTTCTCCCCTTTCCTCACCTCGGCCACCAATTGGGGGGGTAGGCTGAAATGACAACCGCTGCAGATGTTTCCTTTCAGGGCCACCACGGCCAGCCCTCTTTTCGTCGCGGCCAGCCGCTTGTATTCCTGCAGGAGATTCTTTCCGACCTTCTCGCTCAGGGCGTTCCGCTCTTGCTCAAGCCCCTTCATCGACTCCGACTTGCTCTTGAGCGCATTTTCCAACCCCTCTTTTTCGGCGCGGAACTTCTTCTCCTCCTCGGCCACCACCTTTTCTTGAGCCGCCGCCTCTTTTTTCACGGCGTCGGCCCGGTCCATCGCGACCAGAAGCTCTTCCTCGATCTTTCCCTTCTCCACATTGGCCGATTCAATCTCGTGCAGATGGGTCTGATATTCTTTGTTGGTCTTCAGCTCGGTGAGCCGTCCCTTGAGCTTGGTGATCTTCTCCTCCGCCGACTGGAGGGCCTGCTCTTTCTCCTTCCGCTCCTTGGTCACCTGATCGAGCGCGCTTTTTAATTTGGCCAGCATCTCCTTCGCCTGCTCCAACGGCTGCTGGACGATCTGGAGCCGCTCCGGAAGCATTTTCTCCTCTTCGTGGTACTGGTTCAACTGGCGGTCCAACTCTTGAAGCCCCATCAACAGTGCAAGCGGCTCTTTCACGATCTCTCCCAACGACCTTTCTCCCAGAGCAAGAACTCCGGATATGGTGGGCCCACCAGGATTCGAACCTGGGACCAACCGGTTATGAGCCGGCAGCTCTAACCGCTGAGCTATGGGCCCGGTTTCGTTACTCGTTATACGTTAATCGTTAAGCGTGAAGAAAAAATTTCCGAGTAACGAATACCGATGAACGATGAACGTTCACTTCACAGGCTTTCGACGAAACTCTTCAGCCGTTTGCTTCGGCTCGGATGGCGGAGCTTGCGCAGCGCCTTCGCTTCGATCTGCCGGATTCTCTCTCGCGTGACCTCGAAATCCTGGCCGACCTCTTCCAGGGTGTGGTCGGTCGACTCGCCGATTCCGAAGCGTTTTCTCAAGACCTTCTCCTCCCGGGGGGTCAACGTCTGAAGGACGCTGTTGATCTGCCGCTGCAGGTCGTACCGGATCGCCGCATCGAGCGGGGAGATGACTTTCTTGTCCTCGATGAAATCGCCCAGATGCGAATCTTCTTCTTCTCCGATCGGCGTCTCCAGGGAGATCGGCTCCTTGGCGATCTTGAGGATTTTTCTCACCTTCTCGAGGGGGAGGTCCATCTTCTCCGCGATCTCTTCCGGAGAGGGCTCCCTTCCGAGCTCCTGCACCAGCTGCCGGGAGGTCCGGATCAACTTGTTGATCGTCTCGATCATATGGACCGGAATGCGGATGGTCCGCGCCTGGTCGGCGATGGCCCGTGTGATCGCCTGCCGGATCCACCAGGTGGCATAGGTCGAGAATTTATAGCCGCGCTTGTACTCGAATTTATCGACCGCCTTCATCAGGCCGATGTTTCCCTCCTGAATCAGATCGAGGAACTGGAGGCCGCGGTTGGTATATTTTTTCGCGATGCTGACGACCAGACGGAGGTTGGCTTCCACCAGCTCGCTCTTCGCGAGCTTCATTTTCTGCTCCGCTTGAGAGAGCTGGCGAATCGAATCTTTCAGCTCATCGGCCGAGACCAACGCCGCTTCCTCTACCTCGCGGACCCGCTTACGGGCGTTCCGATAGATCTTCTCGATCTCCAGGATCTGCTCCTCCGAGAGGTTGACCTTTTTCTCGACGGCGCGCATCTCTCTTCGCCCCTGCTTCGCTTTTTTGAAGAGGGCGTTCAGCTCCTCGCTTGCGACCCCCATCTTCCGCTTGCAAAGGGTCACCTCCCGTTCCGCATGGATAATCTTATCGGCCAGGGAGCGAAGCTCTTCGATCAGCCCCTCGATCACGCGGGGGTGCAGGTTCATCGCCTCGATCTTTTCGATCACCTTTCCCCGCCCCTCTTTGAGGGTCTCCTGGGCGAGCTTCTTCGCTTTTTCGCTTCGGGCGGAGCGTTTCGTCCGCTCCACCAACCGGACGTAATCGCGCTGGCGGTTCTTGAGCTGATTCATCAATTCGAGCGTTTTGGTTTTGAGCTCTTTTTCGTCCTGCTCGACGACCTCGAATTCTTCCTCCGGCATGGAGACGACGTCGCCGATCGGAAGCTGATCGGTCTTGAGCTCTTCTCCGAACGTCAACACCTTTTGGATGGCGATCGGAAGCCCGAAGACGATGTTGGAGATCTCTTTCTTCCCCTCCTCGATCCGCTTCGCGATCTCGATCTCCCCCTCCCGGGAAAGAAGCGGCACCGAGCCGATCTCGCGGAGATAAAGGCGGACCGGATCGTCGGTCCGGCTGACCGCGCCGGGGGTCAAATCGATCTCCTTTTCCCTCTCCTCGCCGACGATCTCTTCGTCGACTTCCTCGATCTCCTCGACCTCTTCGACCTCTTCGTCCGATTCGACCGCCATCCGCTGGAACCGGCCGGCCTCCTCGGGGTCGATCACTTCGATATCCATCTCGCCGAACATCATCATGATATGGTCGAGCTGATCGGAGGAGAGGACATCGGCCGGAAGGGCGTTGTTCAATTCCTCATACGTGAGGAAGCCTTTCTCTTTGCCTAAAGAGATCAGCTGTTTGACTTCTTCCATCTTTTCTTCTTTGGACATGGAGCCTCCAATAGATTTCTAAAGGACCAACCAATTTTTAATGCGACAAGGTCAAATGGCTGAGCTCTTTCCGAAGTTTTAGAAAGTGCTGCTGAAGAGACTTCATCAAAGAGAGATCTCCTCCCCGCTCCGCCAATTTGATCTTACTTTCAATCTCGCTGCTCTCTCTTCGGAGCCGCTTCGCCCGGAGGGAGAGAATATAGTCGCGCGCCGTTTGCTGCACATTCTCGTAACGGTTTTCACGAACGGACAGACGGCTGTACAATGTGAGGAGGGGCGCTTCGATCTCGTTCAAGCGGCTCGGCGAAAACCACCGGCCCT contains:
- a CDS encoding ATP-binding protein encodes the protein MSVLFVDNFRGFSNTYIPIHDVNFLVGENSTGKTSILGLMKLLAHPAFWFKHEFNTDDVNFGHFDDIVSVSAKDRRYFSIGLINSIDKKADKEVDGFLLTFSKFQGIPRPSLYAYSFGGNEIRIDMTSKKIRYKERSTLPYKDIKTFVREIFSNWVTAHAEEKTDYVKLPRRRKHFSESPIFIASEIEQLTKKKTSRFSGGYSATIPTFLDEMVWLAPIRTKPRRTYDEYKLEFSSQGDHTPYLVKRTLEKRSTSKTFKKFLDRVGRDSGLFETIQTKNYGPGPTAPFELDVMINGKAISISNVGYGVSQALPVIVEVFTGRKNTWFAIQQPEVHLHPRAQAALGDVFFELAVKEKKKFIIETHSDYTIDRFRLNYKMKKSIAKAPRAQILYFERRSQGNKVYQLEIQNNGELPHDQPRGYRDFFIKEDMRLLGL
- a CDS encoding ribonuclease HI family protein; amino-acid sequence: MAKLSIYTDGASRNNPGEASIGVVIKNERAETIETLSEYLGIATNNVAEYTALIRALEEARKHRPQEIDFYLDSQLVVRQMTGEYKVKHPGIIPLVQKAQQLRRQWPEGAVRFHYIPRRENSEADALANEAIDKKTKRV
- a CDS encoding MFS transporter produces the protein MFLHWLGRDGTLLIAARMLRAFAYGFVSFVLAIYLKQRGLSEIAIGAVMTLSILGGTVFTVLTAFYADRLGRRRILILFSLLMAASGLLFAFSDRPLFFLIAAFIGVINATGYEIGPFLSIEQAVLAQVGPEGKRNQLFAFYNMAGLLATATGTLVGGLPGWLERAGFSPVASFQPLFLLYTFLGLVSAWMAWRLTGQVEGETAPLSSQRLSPTSRKRVTRLSLLFSLDAFAGGFVLQSLVAYWFYTRFDVSLQTLSTLFFVAGLLTSLSFLVAARLADRIGLLETMVSTHLLSHLLLILVPLSPNFEIAVGFYLARMALSQMDVPTRQAYTVALVAPSERTAAASITLLSRNLTQAVAPSVTGVLIQSVSAAAPFFLAAGLKGVYDLLLYFQFRKENVLVDPATRE
- a CDS encoding phosphatidylglycerol lysyltransferase domain-containing protein; this encodes MIDLKPLQRDTRPLFESYLEQTGAPLSAYAFPAHFLWRDHFSFYWTVHRDHFLLFAEYDRCLYMPLPPLGPPDRTVILDCFDRMDRKNPDRAISRIENIAETEIDFYQACGLATEWKAPEYLYRRAALAALKGDRYKAQRAACNAFEKHHPIGRAYHPSDEAAARGLLESWVKDRIARHPDPIYRQMIQDSESVHRHALSEAETLGLTGWVVEVSGALAGYTFGFPQDRETFCILLEVADLKWKGAAAFLFRSFCRSLTAFQWINAMDDSGIPSLRQTKESYRPERKIGCALARR
- the rpoD gene encoding RNA polymerase sigma factor RpoD; translated protein: MEEVKQLISLGKEKGFLTYEELNNALPADVLSSDQLDHIMMMFGEMDIEVIDPEEAGRFQRMAVESDEEVEEVEEIEEVDEEIVGEEREKEIDLTPGAVSRTDDPVRLYLREIGSVPLLSREGEIEIAKRIEEGKKEISNIVFGLPIAIQKVLTFGEELKTDQLPIGDVVSMPEEEFEVVEQDEKELKTKTLELMNQLKNRQRDYVRLVERTKRSARSEKAKKLAQETLKEGRGKVIEKIEAMNLHPRVIEGLIEELRSLADKIIHAEREVTLCKRKMGVASEELNALFKKAKQGRREMRAVEKKVNLSEEQILEIEKIYRNARKRVREVEEAALVSADELKDSIRQLSQAEQKMKLAKSELVEANLRLVVSIAKKYTNRGLQFLDLIQEGNIGLMKAVDKFEYKRGYKFSTYATWWIRQAITRAIADQARTIRIPVHMIETINKLIRTSRQLVQELGREPSPEEIAEKMDLPLEKVRKILKIAKEPISLETPIGEEEDSHLGDFIEDKKVISPLDAAIRYDLQRQINSVLQTLTPREEKVLRKRFGIGESTDHTLEEVGQDFEVTRERIRQIEAKALRKLRHPSRSKRLKSFVESL
- a CDS encoding C4-type zinc ribbon domain-containing protein, with protein sequence MGEIVKEPLALLMGLQELDRQLNQYHEEEKMLPERLQIVQQPLEQAKEMLAKLKSALDQVTKERKEKEQALQSAEEKITKLKGRLTELKTNKEYQTHLHEIESANVEKGKIEEELLVAMDRADAVKKEAAAQEKVVAEEEKKFRAEKEGLENALKSKSESMKGLEQERNALSEKVGKNLLQEYKRLAATKRGLAVVALKGNICSGCHFSLPPQLVAEVRKGEKILACTYCHRILFPAPT
- a CDS encoding YkgJ family cysteine cluster protein, with translation MKQDSEKYRPLKQIVPSSLCLTCDVCCRFPEETSFLAPFFTREEIARLGPEQARFFHSPATGSKIKLQHHGEGCICPYFDPQTQYCKIYGERPLDCRIYPFAIMRDPEGAVVLGIDTKCPFIQMHAADPEMKGDAEAVAAFLESASILPILATHPALIGPYQDDVIIVRPLERVTEAVGRDHSSIQP